A region from the Enterobacter roggenkampii genome encodes:
- the dcuC gene encoding anaerobic C4-dicarboxylate transporter DcuC, which translates to MLTLFELLIGVVVIVGVARYIIKGYSATGVLFVGGLTLLIISAIMGHQVLPASATSTGYTATDIVEYIKILLMSRGGDLGMMIMMLCGFAAYMTHIGANDMVVKLASKPLQYINSPYLLMVAAYFLACLMSLAVSSATGLGVLLMATLFPVMVNVGISRGAAAAICASPAAIILSPTSGDVVLAAKAAEMSLIDFAFKTTLPISIVAIVGMGIAHFFWQRYLDKKENISHEMMDVSEITTTAPAFYAILPFTPIIGVLIFDGKWGPQLHIITILVICMLLAAVLEFVRGFNTQKVFSGLEVAYRGMADAFAGVVMLLVAAGVFAQGLSTIGFIQSLISIATSFGSASIILMLVLVVLTMLAAMTTGSGNAPFYAFVEMIPKLAHSSGINPAYLSIPMLQASNLGRTISPVSGVVVAVAGMAKISPFEVVKRTSVPVMVGLIIVIIATEVLVPGAA; encoded by the coding sequence ATGCTTACGTTATTCGAACTCCTTATTGGGGTCGTCGTCATTGTCGGTGTCGCACGCTACATCATTAAAGGCTATTCGGCCACGGGCGTATTATTTGTTGGCGGTTTAACGCTGCTGATTATCAGCGCCATAATGGGACATCAGGTATTACCTGCCAGTGCAACCAGTACGGGTTACACCGCCACTGATATTGTTGAATACATTAAGATATTACTCATGAGCCGCGGCGGCGACCTGGGTATGATGATCATGATGCTGTGCGGTTTTGCCGCCTACATGACCCATATCGGTGCCAACGACATGGTCGTTAAGCTTGCCTCAAAACCGCTGCAGTACATCAACTCACCCTATCTGCTGATGGTCGCCGCCTATTTCCTCGCCTGCCTGATGTCGCTGGCCGTGTCGTCGGCAACCGGACTTGGCGTACTGCTCATGGCCACGCTGTTCCCGGTCATGGTGAACGTCGGTATCAGCCGCGGCGCGGCAGCAGCCATTTGCGCGTCTCCGGCAGCCATTATTCTTTCCCCAACCTCCGGCGACGTTGTGCTGGCGGCAAAGGCTGCGGAGATGTCGCTCATCGACTTCGCCTTTAAAACCACGCTGCCAATCTCTATTGTCGCCATTGTGGGAATGGGAATCGCGCATTTCTTCTGGCAGCGCTATCTGGACAAGAAAGAAAACATCAGCCACGAGATGATGGATGTGAGTGAGATCACCACCACCGCACCCGCGTTTTATGCCATTCTGCCCTTCACGCCGATTATCGGAGTGCTGATTTTTGACGGCAAATGGGGCCCGCAGCTGCACATCATCACCATTCTGGTGATCTGCATGCTGCTGGCTGCCGTGCTGGAGTTTGTGCGCGGTTTCAACACGCAAAAGGTGTTCTCTGGTCTGGAAGTCGCCTATCGCGGTATGGCGGATGCCTTCGCTGGCGTGGTGATGCTGCTGGTGGCAGCGGGCGTTTTTGCTCAGGGTCTGAGCACCATCGGCTTTATCCAGAGCCTGATCTCTATCGCCACCTCGTTCGGCTCGGCCAGTATTATCCTGATGCTGGTCCTGGTGGTACTCACCATGCTGGCGGCCATGACCACCGGTTCCGGCAATGCGCCTTTCTACGCTTTCGTGGAGATGATCCCGAAACTGGCCCACTCCTCCGGGATTAACCCGGCCTATCTCTCCATTCCCATGCTGCAGGCGTCAAACCTGGGCCGTACCATTTCCCCGGTATCGGGCGTGGTCGTCGCCGTTGCCGGGATGGCGAAAATCTCGCCATTTGAAGTGGTAAAACGCACCTCAGTGCCCGTTATGGTTGGGCTGATTATCGTGATTATCGCCACGGAAGTGCTGGTGCCCGGCGCAGCCTAA
- the pagP gene encoding lipid IV(A) palmitoyltransferase PagP, which yields MVNFASNTKNGNCIVIVRNTFFSILLFIFGQLTFSSVAQAEDNATDKGWFSTFTDNVSQTWTAPEHYDLYVPAITWHARFAYDKEKTDKYNERPWGAGFGQSRWDDKGNWHGIYLMAFKDSFNKWEPIGGYGWEKTWRPLADENFHVGLGYTAGVTARDNWNYIPIPVLLPLASIGYGPATFQMTYIPGTYNNGNVYFAWMRFQF from the coding sequence ATGGTAAACTTTGCCTCGAATACTAAGAATGGTAATTGCATTGTGATCGTACGTAATACATTTTTCTCAATTTTATTGTTTATTTTTGGGCAGTTAACGTTTTCTTCTGTTGCACAGGCAGAGGACAACGCGACGGATAAAGGGTGGTTCTCAACCTTTACGGATAATGTCTCTCAGACCTGGACGGCGCCCGAACATTATGATCTCTATGTTCCGGCAATAACGTGGCATGCGCGTTTTGCTTACGACAAAGAGAAAACCGATAAATATAACGAGCGTCCGTGGGGCGCTGGTTTCGGTCAGTCGCGCTGGGATGATAAGGGAAACTGGCATGGCATCTATCTGATGGCCTTTAAAGACTCCTTTAATAAATGGGAGCCGATTGGGGGCTACGGCTGGGAGAAAACCTGGCGCCCGCTAGCCGACGAGAACTTCCATGTCGGGTTGGGCTATACCGCGGGGGTCACCGCACGTGACAACTGGAACTACATTCCGATCCCGGTGCTGCTGCCGTTGGCCTCTATCGGTTACGGCCCCGCAACGTTCCAGATGACCTACATCCCGGGCACGTACAACAACGGTAACGTTTACTTCGCCTGGATGCGTTTTCAGTTTTAA
- the cspE gene encoding transcription antiterminator/RNA stability regulator CspE, protein MSKIKGNVKWFNESKGFGFITPEDGSKDVFVHFSAIQSNGFKTLAEGQRVEFEITNGAKGPSAANVIAL, encoded by the coding sequence ATGTCTAAGATTAAAGGTAACGTTAAGTGGTTTAATGAGTCCAAAGGATTCGGTTTCATTACTCCTGAAGATGGCAGCAAAGACGTGTTCGTACACTTCTCTGCAATCCAGTCTAATGGTTTCAAAACTCTGGCTGAAGGTCAGCGTGTAGAGTTCGAAATCACTAACGGTGCCAAAGGCCCTTCTGCTGCTAACGTAATCGCTCTGTAA
- the crcB gene encoding fluoride efflux transporter CrcB codes for MLQLLLAVFIGGGTGSVARWFLSMRFNPLHQAIPMGTLAANLIGAFIIGMGLAWFNRMTHIDPMWKVLITTGFCGGLTTFSTFSAETVFLFQEGRIGWALMNMAINMLGSFAMTGIAFWLFSSASAH; via the coding sequence GTGTTACAACTACTTTTAGCCGTTTTTATTGGTGGGGGAACGGGTAGCGTTGCGCGATGGTTTCTCAGTATGCGGTTTAACCCCCTGCATCAGGCGATTCCCATGGGGACGCTGGCTGCAAACCTGATAGGTGCCTTTATCATTGGCATGGGGCTGGCCTGGTTTAACCGAATGACACACATTGACCCAATGTGGAAAGTCCTGATTACCACCGGATTCTGCGGCGGGTTAACCACCTTCTCAACCTTTTCTGCGGAAACGGTTTTTCTCTTTCAGGAAGGCCGTATCGGCTGGGCGCTGATGAATATGGCGATCAATATGCTCGGCTCCTTTGCGATGACGGGGATCGCATTTTGGCTATTTTCTTCCGCAAGCGCGCATTAA
- a CDS encoding deaminated glutathione amidase, which translates to MYVAVGQFAVTPDWQANAIKCVNLMMQAQQKGASLLVLPEALLARDDNDPDLSVKSAQPLDGEFLQQLLAQSVGNTMTTILTIHVPSTPGRAVNTLVAIRGGAIVARYAKLHLYDAFSIQESRRVDPGDRVPPLLEIDGLKVGLMTCYDLRFPELALHLALQGADVLVLPAAWVKGPLKEHHWATLLAARALDTTCYIVAAGECGTKNIGQSRVVDPLGVTIAAAAEAPDLLVAEINIDRIALARQQLPVLRNRRFAPPQLL; encoded by the coding sequence ATGTATGTTGCGGTAGGGCAATTTGCGGTCACGCCTGACTGGCAGGCTAACGCGATAAAATGCGTCAATCTGATGATGCAGGCCCAACAGAAAGGCGCGTCGCTGCTGGTGCTTCCTGAGGCGCTGCTGGCCAGGGATGATAATGACCCGGATTTATCCGTGAAGTCCGCGCAGCCGCTGGACGGTGAATTTTTACAGCAATTGCTCGCCCAGAGCGTGGGCAATACGATGACGACGATCTTAACAATCCATGTTCCCTCTACGCCGGGTCGGGCGGTGAATACGCTGGTGGCGATTCGCGGCGGAGCCATAGTCGCACGTTACGCCAAGCTCCATCTTTATGATGCCTTCAGCATTCAGGAATCACGGCGCGTCGACCCAGGAGACCGTGTTCCGCCGCTGCTGGAGATTGACGGATTAAAGGTTGGGCTGATGACCTGCTATGACCTGCGTTTTCCGGAGCTGGCACTCCATCTGGCGCTACAGGGGGCGGACGTGCTGGTTCTGCCTGCCGCGTGGGTTAAAGGGCCGTTAAAAGAACATCACTGGGCAACGCTGCTGGCGGCACGCGCGCTGGATACCACCTGCTATATCGTTGCTGCAGGAGAATGCGGAACGAAGAACATCGGGCAAAGCAGGGTAGTCGATCCGCTGGGTGTGACGATCGCCGCCGCTGCGGAAGCCCCGGATTTGCTGGTGGCGGAGATAAACATAGACAGAATTGCGCTTGCACGTCAGCAATTACCTGTTCTTCGCAATCGTCGGTTTGCGCCACCGCAATTATTGTGA
- the tatE gene encoding twin-arginine translocase subunit TatE: MGEISITKLLVVAALVVLLFGTKKLRTLGGDLGAAIKGFKKAMNDDDTAAKKSAEDDVPADKLSHKE; encoded by the coding sequence ATGGGTGAGATTAGTATTACCAAACTGCTGGTGGTTGCCGCACTGGTCGTCCTGCTGTTTGGTACCAAGAAGTTACGCACGCTGGGTGGTGACCTGGGGGCTGCCATCAAAGGCTTTAAGAAAGCGATGAACGACGATGATACAGCCGCGAAGAAAAGCGCTGAGGATGACGTCCCGGCAGACAAGCTTTCTCACAAAGAGTGA
- the lipA gene encoding lipoyl synthase, with amino-acid sequence MSKPIVMERGVKYRDADKMALIPVKNVATEREALLRKPEWMKIKLPADSSRIQGIKAAMRKNGLHSVCEEASCPNLAECFNHGTATFMILGAICTRRCPFCDVAHGRPVAPDANEPQKLAQTIADMALRYVVITSVDRDDLRDGGAQHFADCITAIREKSPNIKIETLVPDFRGRMDRALDILTATPPDVFNHNLENVPRLYRQVRPGADYNWSLKLLERFKEAHPHIPTKSGLMVGLGETNDEIIEVMRDLRRHGVTMLTLGQYLQPSRHHLPVQRYVSPDEFDEMKAEALAMGFTHAACGPFVRSSYHADMQAKGEEVK; translated from the coding sequence ATGAGTAAACCCATTGTGATGGAACGCGGTGTTAAATACCGCGATGCCGATAAAATGGCCCTTATCCCGGTTAAAAACGTGGCTACAGAGCGCGAGGCGCTGTTAAGAAAACCGGAATGGATGAAAATCAAACTTCCGGCCGACTCTTCGCGTATCCAGGGGATCAAAGCGGCGATGCGCAAGAATGGCCTTCACTCCGTTTGTGAAGAAGCCTCTTGTCCGAACCTTGCTGAATGTTTCAATCACGGTACCGCGACGTTTATGATTCTGGGTGCTATCTGTACCCGCCGCTGCCCGTTCTGCGATGTTGCTCATGGCCGTCCGGTTGCACCTGATGCTAACGAACCCCAGAAGCTGGCGCAGACCATCGCCGACATGGCGCTGCGTTACGTGGTTATCACGTCCGTTGACCGTGACGATCTGCGCGACGGCGGAGCGCAGCACTTCGCTGACTGTATTACGGCCATTCGCGAGAAAAGCCCAAACATCAAAATCGAGACGCTGGTGCCAGACTTCCGCGGCCGTATGGACCGCGCGCTGGATATCCTGACCGCGACGCCGCCAGATGTATTTAACCACAACCTGGAAAACGTACCGCGTCTCTATCGTCAGGTGCGCCCGGGCGCTGACTATAACTGGTCTCTGAAACTGCTGGAACGCTTCAAAGAAGCGCATCCACATATTCCGACCAAGTCAGGTCTGATGGTAGGTCTGGGTGAAACTAACGATGAAATCATCGAGGTGATGCGCGATCTTCGCCGCCACGGTGTAACCATGCTGACTCTGGGCCAGTATCTGCAGCCAAGCCGTCACCACCTGCCGGTACAGCGCTACGTGAGCCCGGACGAGTTTGATGAAATGAAGGCCGAAGCGCTGGCGATGGGCTTTACTCACGCCGCATGCGGCCCGTTTGTTCGCTCCTCCTACCATGCAGATATGCAGGCAAAAGGCGAAGAAGTTAAATAA
- a CDS encoding YbeF family transcriptional regulator, translating into MEYNNLPAKRLNEPGGEDKPQIFRTLRNIDLNLLTIFEAVYVHKGIVNAAKILNLTPSAISQSIQKLRAIFPDPLFIRKGQGVTPTAYATHLHEYISQGLESILGALDLTGSYDKQRTITIGCSPSVGVLVMPAIFQAVKEHAPQLLLRNVPLHEPDVQLAQFQTDLIIESGSFSARALGQNVLYADNLVLVCRQQHPALSEPLTIENLRNYDHSSFMTEGQSNHGLRQRIDEIFPERQISFSSYNMFTTASLIGSSDMLCIMPSRLYSLLRKCWPLDSIPLSQLNGESVEISLHYNKLSLRDPVLENVIRIIRQAF; encoded by the coding sequence GTGGAGTATAATAATTTACCAGCCAAACGACTGAATGAACCTGGTGGCGAAGACAAGCCGCAAATTTTTCGGACTTTACGTAATATTGATCTCAATTTACTGACTATTTTTGAGGCAGTATATGTCCATAAGGGTATCGTTAACGCTGCGAAAATTCTTAATCTCACGCCATCAGCAATTAGCCAGTCCATCCAAAAGCTACGCGCTATATTTCCTGACCCGTTATTTATCCGTAAGGGCCAGGGGGTAACGCCGACGGCCTACGCCACGCATCTCCATGAGTACATCAGCCAGGGGCTGGAGTCGATTCTGGGCGCACTGGATTTAACCGGGAGCTACGATAAGCAGAGAACCATCACCATCGGCTGTTCCCCTTCGGTGGGTGTGCTGGTCATGCCTGCGATCTTCCAGGCCGTAAAAGAGCATGCTCCGCAGCTCCTGCTTCGCAATGTGCCTCTCCATGAACCTGACGTTCAGCTTGCCCAGTTCCAGACGGACCTGATTATTGAAAGCGGCAGCTTCAGTGCCAGAGCGCTGGGGCAAAATGTGCTCTATGCGGATAACCTGGTGCTGGTTTGCCGTCAGCAGCATCCTGCCCTCAGCGAGCCGCTGACCATAGAAAACCTGCGCAACTACGACCACTCGTCTTTCATGACCGAAGGGCAGTCCAACCATGGCCTTCGTCAGCGTATTGATGAAATTTTCCCGGAACGTCAGATCAGCTTCAGCAGTTACAATATGTTCACCACCGCATCCCTGATAGGCAGCAGCGATATGCTGTGCATCATGCCATCGCGCCTGTACAGCCTGCTCCGGAAATGCTGGCCGCTGGACAGTATCCCCCTCAGCCAGCTTAATGGGGAATCTGTTGAAATTTCACTGCATTACAACAAGCTGAGCTTGCGCGATCCGGTTCTGGAAAACGTAATCCGCATTATCCGTCAGGCCTTCTGA
- the lipB gene encoding lipoyl(octanoyl) transferase LipB has product MYQDKILVRHLGLQPYEPVSQAMHDFTDSRDDTTPDEIWLVEHLPVFTQGQAGKAEHLLMTGDIPVIQSDRGGQVTYHGPGQQVMYVLLNLKRRKLGVRELVTLLEQTVVNTLAEYGIDAHPRADAPGVYVGEMKICSLGLRIRKGCSFHGLALNINMDLAPFQRINPCGYAGMEMTQMRQWIETATPDTIRPVLLKNVLALLNNPPHEYIPA; this is encoded by the coding sequence TTGTATCAGGATAAAATTCTGGTCCGTCACCTCGGGCTGCAACCTTACGAGCCTGTCTCCCAGGCTATGCATGACTTCACCGATTCACGCGATGACACAACCCCCGATGAGATCTGGCTGGTCGAACACCTGCCGGTCTTTACGCAGGGTCAGGCGGGAAAAGCAGAACATTTATTAATGACGGGCGATATTCCGGTTATCCAGAGCGATCGCGGCGGTCAGGTCACGTACCATGGTCCCGGGCAGCAGGTAATGTACGTCCTGCTCAATCTGAAGCGCAGAAAGCTCGGCGTGCGTGAACTGGTTACCTTACTGGAACAGACAGTCGTCAATACGCTGGCGGAATACGGGATTGACGCGCATCCGCGGGCCGATGCGCCTGGGGTCTACGTTGGGGAAATGAAGATCTGCTCTCTGGGGCTGCGTATTCGTAAAGGCTGCTCATTCCATGGCCTGGCCTTGAATATTAATATGGATCTCGCGCCTTTCCAGCGCATAAACCCCTGCGGCTACGCCGGCATGGAAATGACGCAAATGCGCCAGTGGATAGAAACCGCTACGCCAGACACGATTCGTCCCGTGCTGTTAAAGAACGTGTTAGCACTACTTAACAATCCCCCGCACGAATATATCCCTGCTTAA
- the ybeD gene encoding DUF493 family protein YbeD yields MKTKLNELLEFPTPFTYKVMGLAKPELVDQVVEVVQRHAPGDYSPSVKPSSKGNYHSVSITITATHIEQVETLYEELGNIEIVRMVL; encoded by the coding sequence ATGAAAACCAAACTTAACGAACTGCTTGAATTCCCTACCCCATTTACCTACAAAGTAATGGGTCTGGCGAAACCTGAGCTGGTTGATCAGGTGGTTGAAGTGGTACAGCGCCATGCGCCGGGTGACTACTCTCCGTCAGTAAAACCAAGCAGCAAGGGCAACTACCACTCGGTTTCTATTACTATCACTGCGACACACATTGAGCAGGTTGAGACGCTGTACGAAGAGCTCGGCAATATCGAAATCGTTCGTATGGTGCTGTAG
- the dacA gene encoding D-alanyl-D-alanine carboxypeptidase DacA yields the protein MKTTFSARFVQRMALTTALCAAALSAAHADDLNIKTMIPGVPQIDAESYILIDYNSGKVLAEQNADARRDPASLTKMMTSYVIGQAMKAGKFKETDLVTIGNDAWATGNPVFKGSSLMFLKPGMQVPVSQLIRGINLQSGNDACVAMADFAAGSQDAFVGLMNSYVNALGLKNSHFQTVHGLDADGQYSSARDMALIGQALIRDVPNEYSIYKEKEFTFNGIRQTNRNGLLWDNSLNVDGIKTGHTDKAGYNLVASATEGQMRLISAVMGGRTFKGRETESKKLLTWGFRFFETVNPLKAGKEFASEPVWFGDNDRASLGVDKDLYLTIPRGRMKDLKASYVLNSTELHAPLQKNQVVGTINFQLDGKTIDQRPLVVLQEIPEGNFFGKIIDYIKLMFHHWFG from the coding sequence ATGAAGACCACTTTTTCTGCTCGTTTTGTGCAGCGCATGGCGCTGACCACGGCCCTTTGCGCGGCTGCGCTCTCTGCAGCTCACGCCGATGACCTGAATATCAAGACCATGATCCCTGGCGTTCCGCAAATCGACGCGGAATCCTACATCCTGATCGATTACAACTCTGGCAAAGTGCTGGCAGAACAGAATGCCGATGCCCGCCGTGACCCGGCCAGCCTGACCAAAATGATGACCAGCTACGTTATCGGCCAGGCGATGAAGGCAGGTAAATTCAAAGAAACGGATCTGGTCACCATCGGTAACGATGCGTGGGCAACCGGGAACCCGGTCTTTAAGGGTTCCTCTCTGATGTTCCTGAAACCGGGTATGCAGGTTCCTGTTTCCCAGCTGATTCGCGGTATCAACCTGCAGTCGGGTAACGATGCCTGCGTAGCGATGGCCGATTTCGCCGCCGGTAGCCAGGATGCCTTCGTAGGCCTGATGAACAGCTACGTGAACGCGCTGGGTCTGAAAAACAGCCATTTCCAGACCGTACACGGCCTGGACGCAGACGGTCAGTACAGCTCGGCACGTGATATGGCGTTGATTGGTCAGGCGCTGATCCGCGATGTCCCTAATGAATACTCTATCTATAAAGAGAAAGAGTTCACCTTCAACGGTATCCGTCAGACCAACCGTAACGGCCTGCTGTGGGATAACAGCCTGAACGTTGACGGCATTAAAACGGGTCACACCGACAAAGCGGGCTACAACCTGGTCGCCTCCGCCACTGAAGGCCAGATGCGTCTGATCTCTGCCGTGATGGGTGGCCGCACCTTTAAAGGCCGTGAAACAGAAAGCAAGAAGCTGCTGACCTGGGGCTTCCGTTTCTTCGAAACCGTGAATCCACTGAAAGCAGGCAAAGAGTTTGCGTCTGAACCGGTCTGGTTCGGCGACAACGACCGTGCTTCTCTCGGCGTTGATAAAGACCTCTACCTGACCATTCCGCGCGGTCGTATGAAGGATCTGAAAGCCAGCTACGTCCTGAACAGCACCGAGCTGCACGCCCCGCTGCAGAAAAATCAGGTCGTGGGCACAATCAACTTCCAGCTGGATGGCAAAACGATCGATCAGCGCCCGCTGGTGGTCCTGCAAGAAATTCCTGAAGGCAATTTCTTCGGCAAAATCATTGATTATATTAAATTGATGTTCCACCACTGGTTTGGTTAA
- the rlpA gene encoding endolytic peptidoglycan transglycosylase RlpA, with product MRKQWLGICIAASLLAACTSDDGQQQATVAPPQPAVCNGPIVEISGADPVYEPLNASANQDYERDGKSYKIVQDPSRFSQAGFAAIYDAEPGSNLTASGETFDPMQLTAAHPTLPIPSYARITNLANGRMIVVRINDRGPYGNDRVISLSRASADRLNTSNNTKVRIDPIIVAQDGSLSGPGTACTTVAKQTYALPDRPNLDGGMGSVSSPAEPAQPGGEIRPISNDTLQSDDSTGAPVKSSGFLGAPTTLASGVLEGSEPTPAPAPVAAPATQQAPVTAPAATQSAAVAAPTAASGSYVVQVGAVSDQARAKQYQQRLSQQFGVPGRVEQNGAVWRIQMGPFASKSQAASLQQRLQNEAQLQSFIAVAK from the coding sequence ATGCGTAAGCAGTGGCTGGGGATCTGCATTGCGGCAAGTTTACTTGCGGCCTGTACTAGTGATGATGGTCAGCAACAGGCAACCGTCGCGCCGCCGCAGCCTGCGGTGTGTAATGGCCCGATCGTAGAAATCAGCGGTGCCGATCCCGTTTATGAACCGCTGAATGCCAGTGCCAATCAGGATTACGAGCGCGACGGCAAAAGCTATAAAATTGTTCAGGATCCTTCCCGTTTCAGCCAGGCGGGCTTTGCCGCCATTTATGATGCCGAGCCAGGCAGTAACCTGACGGCCTCCGGAGAGACGTTCGACCCCATGCAGTTGACGGCGGCACATCCGACGCTGCCGATCCCGAGCTATGCCCGTATCACCAACCTGGCAAACGGCCGCATGATCGTCGTGCGTATCAACGACCGCGGCCCGTACGGAAATGACCGGGTGATCTCCCTGTCGCGCGCGTCTGCCGATCGCCTGAATACCTCGAACAACACCAAAGTCCGTATTGACCCGATTATCGTGGCGCAGGATGGCTCCCTCTCCGGGCCGGGTACCGCGTGTACGACGGTGGCGAAACAGACTTATGCCCTTCCCGACCGCCCAAATCTTGACGGGGGAATGGGCAGCGTCTCTTCTCCGGCCGAGCCTGCTCAGCCGGGGGGAGAAATACGCCCAATCAGCAATGACACGCTGCAAAGCGACGATTCAACGGGCGCACCGGTAAAGAGCAGCGGCTTTCTTGGCGCACCGACGACCTTAGCCTCGGGCGTGCTGGAAGGCAGTGAACCTACCCCAGCCCCCGCTCCCGTTGCTGCACCAGCGACCCAGCAAGCTCCCGTAACGGCGCCCGCGGCCACGCAAAGTGCCGCGGTGGCGGCTCCAACAGCGGCCAGCGGCAGCTATGTGGTTCAGGTCGGTGCTGTGAGCGATCAGGCCCGGGCTAAACAGTATCAGCAGCGTCTGAGCCAGCAGTTTGGCGTACCAGGACGCGTTGAGCAGAACGGTGCTGTCTGGCGCATTCAGATGGGGCCGTTTGCCAGCAAATCGCAGGCAGCCTCCCTGCAGCAGCGTCTGCAGAATGAAGCTCAGCTTCAGTCATTTATCGCTGTTGCGAAATAA